The Leptospira sp. WS60.C2 genome includes the window TTGATGAAAAGGAAATCAGTGAAGTGTATTCAGAATGGAAGGGAGAAACAGGTTCTATCCAAATTCGAAAACCCCACCACCACGAATGCCCACGCTGTTGGCGCCATGTTTCAGAAACGGAAGGAACACTTTGTAAACGATGTGAAGAAGTCGTATCAAAACTATCCCCTAAGTCACATTAGGGGATAACAAACGCATTGAATTTCACTTGGGAACGAATGCCTTGGAATCCTGCCACTTTCACAAAAAGAAGAGACAGGGTTTCACCACTAGTTTACGCGTTTTAGTTTCCACTTTCGTAAGAATTTCCCCAAAATGATTTCGGATTCCGAAAGGCCAGTATAAGTGGCAATTCCAAAATACAAAACAACAGCAGGAAGAATTGAAAACACAAGAGTGATCCGACTGAGATTGGCATAACCAATCTTTAAAACATCGGCTCCATATGTTTGCAAGTATGGTTTGATCACCCATTCCGAAAACAAAAGCCAAAAGAAAAGTCCAAAGAGAGCCGGTCCCATTTTCAGAACTCGTTTTCCCACTGTGGTAAATGGAATTTTCACCTGATGTGATTTTAGATAGTACAATAACAAAGACGAGGTGACAACGGCACTTAATGCCGATGCAAGTGCAATGGCAGAGTGTTTTAGAAACAACATAAGGCTAATACTCACAACCACACTTAGGAGAAATGAAATCAATTGGATCCGAAGTGGAGTTTTGGTATCTGAAAAGGCATAATAGGAAGAAACAAGTACCTTATTGATACTATAAAAAGGAATTGCTAAAGAATAGAATACCAGGGGAAAGAAGGCTGTGAGCGTGGCAAGATGATCCCAACGGCCACCATAGTAAATGGAATCCAAAACTGTTTCCCCAAGAATCGCCAAACCAATGCTAGCTGGCAAAGTTAAAAAGAATGCAAACGATAATACATCGGCAATTTCTCTGGGAACATTTTCTTCTCTCCCTTCTCGTAAATCTTTTAATAAAGAAGGGAGAATGGTTGTTGCAAGTGCAACTCCAATGATCCCTGTGGGAAGTTGGACAAGTCTTTGTGAATAATCCAAACTCACAACAGCACCAAGTCCTGGGTTTTGGTTTTGGATGTAATTGGCAAGAAATATATCCACAAGAAGTCCAATTTGATAAAAACTCCCACCAAGGGCTGCAGGCAACATGAGTTTAAAAATTTTCTGGATCGCAGGGTGTTTAAAATCCAACCGAAAGATAGGACCAAATCCATTGTGATATACAAACCAACCTTGCACTAAAAGTTGCAATACCCCACCGCAAACAATTCCATAAGCAAGGTAAAAAACTCTGTCCTTAATCTCATGGAAAAATGGAAACACAAATAAAAACACAGCCAAATAACTAAAGTTAAGGATAATAGGAGAAAGTGACGGAACAAAATACTTGTGATGCGAGTTAGAAATCGACATAAAAATCGATGAGAGACTTGCCGTCATGATCAGAAAAAATAGGACTAAGGAAAGTTCAACGACCAAGTTTCCATATTCAGGAGTTCCACCAACTAGTGCAGGCAAAAACTGAGCTGCAAATAACCAAAAAAAAGCCACAAAAATTGACAAACAAAGGAAAAGAAAACTTAAGACCGTCCCTGCCATCACCCGTGCTTCCATCACACCCATCTTTTCATACTCAGAAAAAATGGGCATAAAGGATTGGCTTAAGGTTCCTTCGGCAAGAAGGTTTCGAAACATATTGGGAAGTCGGTAAGCAACGCTAAAGGCTGATGCTACCATTCCTGTCCCAAAACTAACAGCCATAAAGTGATCGCGAATGAGGCCTAAAATTCTCGATAAAAATGTATAAAAGGATAAAGCAAGGGATCGTTTCGTACTCGATTCGTTCCCCGAGACTTTGTTTGTCATACGACCAGATTTTAGAGTGGATTTAATTTTTCAAGAAAACGGATAGAACCATTGGGGCTCAATTGGAACTGCGTTTTACAACTAGGACACTCGTGTTTTCCAAATTTAAAAAGCCTGAGTCTTGTACCACATACCTCACATTGGATGATTCTCTCGATCGTTTCCAATTGTTTGGTTTTGGATTGGATGTAGTTAGGAATATGATCCAATTTAACTTCTGGTTCTTTTCCGGATTTGTAGAGAGAAAAACGTCTCTCGAGCTCAGTATTCAGTGACTCTTTGATTTCTAATCGGAGTTGGTTTAATTTTTCTTCCAACACCGTTTCCATCGGAGAAGGAACGGATTTTTGATCCTCTGCTTCATCAGTGATGGATTCTAAAGTAGAAACAGGTTCTGTTTCACGAGAGGGATTCTTTTCTTCTTTGGATTTGCCAGTGTAATAAAATCTAATTTGTTTCTCTTCTACGTTAGAATGAGTTTCCTGGAATGACTTACTTCCATCCTTTTGTTCTTTCCCACTTTCTTTTTTCTCTTTTGTTTGGGAGGGAAGTGAGACTTGTAACAAAAAAGACTCAGCAGCTTGGTGGCTTCGAAACACGGGAAGTTTTTCAAACAAACCCACAATTCGGAGTACATCTTCGACTTCTTGTTTCACACCATAAATGGCATAAACAGCATTTGCTCTCA containing:
- the murJ gene encoding murein biosynthesis integral membrane protein MurJ yields the protein MTNKVSGNESSTKRSLALSFYTFLSRILGLIRDHFMAVSFGTGMVASAFSVAYRLPNMFRNLLAEGTLSQSFMPIFSEYEKMGVMEARVMAGTVLSFLFLCLSIFVAFFWLFAAQFLPALVGGTPEYGNLVVELSLVLFFLIMTASLSSIFMSISNSHHKYFVPSLSPIILNFSYLAVFLFVFPFFHEIKDRVFYLAYGIVCGGVLQLLVQGWFVYHNGFGPIFRLDFKHPAIQKIFKLMLPAALGGSFYQIGLLVDIFLANYIQNQNPGLGAVVSLDYSQRLVQLPTGIIGVALATTILPSLLKDLREGREENVPREIADVLSFAFFLTLPASIGLAILGETVLDSIYYGGRWDHLATLTAFFPLVFYSLAIPFYSINKVLVSSYYAFSDTKTPLRIQLISFLLSVVVSISLMLFLKHSAIALASALSAVVTSSLLLYYLKSHQVKIPFTTVGKRVLKMGPALFGLFFWLLFSEWVIKPYLQTYGADVLKIGYANLSRITLVFSILPAVVLYFGIATYTGLSESEIILGKFLRKWKLKRVN
- a CDS encoding STAS domain-containing protein yields the protein MESKDKVFSIQLKGGLDGTSADDFYRYFESQLNKGYQKFLFQMGSLDYITSNGISILVKIHKHIVRANAVYAIYGVKQEVEDVLRIVGLFEKLPVFRSHQAAESFLLQVSLPSQTKEKKESGKEQKDGSKSFQETHSNVEEKQIRFYYTGKSKEEKNPSRETEPVSTLESITDEAEDQKSVPSPMETVLEEKLNQLRLEIKESLNTELERRFSLYKSGKEPEVKLDHIPNYIQSKTKQLETIERIIQCEVCGTRLRLFKFGKHECPSCKTQFQLSPNGSIRFLEKLNPL